The following are encoded together in the Oreochromis aureus strain Israel breed Guangdong linkage group 18, ZZ_aureus, whole genome shotgun sequence genome:
- the tsen15 gene encoding tRNA-splicing endonuclease subunit Sen15 gives MSGASGGEKRPPPNWILQHPAYQQMKDLQVGDSAQVHAAFLVYMDLTEVRRWKEVSCVKSPELQVVLLEAREKEGAPTLTILPLPAHQSVTHKSIRHVLDRGFPMLLCAVAADSTLVYQRMTDGLVTPDPPVGPFQDVGRRQHRKRRQQR, from the exons ATGTCGGGAGCGTCAGGCGGAGAGAAACGCCCTCCTCCGAACTGGATCCTGCAGCATCCCGCG taccAGCAGATGAAGGACCTGCAGGTTGGGGACAGCGCTCAGGTGCATGCAGCTTTTCTTGTGTACATGGATCTTACTGAGG TGCGGCGCTGGAAGGAGGTGTCCTGCGTGAAGAGTCCTGAGCTGCAGGTGGTTTTACTGGAAGCGAGGGAGAAGGAAGGCGCACCCACTCTGACGATCCTTCCCCTGCCTGCTCACCAGTCTGTGACTCACAAAAG CATACGACACGTCCTGGACAGAGGCTTTCCTATGCTGCTGTGTGCAGTAGCCGCTGACTCCACGCTGGTCTACCAGAGGATGACTGACGGCCTGGTGACGCCGGACCCTCCTGTAGGACCTTTTCAGGATGTGGGACGCCGTCAGCACCGGAAGAGACGGCAGCAGCGCTGA
- the zgc:55943 gene encoding uncharacterized protein C1orf21 homolog, with protein MGCTSAKQVSAVPNGEEEQNKAYSNGDLLSDEYKMKGVEKVKYISGEEAGEDGQESTEVSALLDKAPHRDETGSNGNGKILSIHSSESQQEFFRMLDEKIEKGRDYCSEEEDMT; from the exons ATGGGCTGCACTTCGGCCAAGCAGGTGTCAGCCGTGCCCAACGGTGAGGAGGAGCAGAATAAAGCCTACAGCAACGGAGACCTCCTGTCTG ATGAGTACAAGATGAAAGGAGTGGAGAAAGTCAAGTACATCAGCGGAGAAGAGGCGGGAGAGGACGGCCAGGAAAGCACA GAAGTAAGTGCTCTCCTTGATAAAGCTCCGCACAGAGATGAAACAGGATcaaatggaaatggaaaaatTCT GAGCATCCACTCCTCGGAAAGTCAGCAAGAATTCTTCCGGATGTTAGATGAAAAAATTGAAAAG GGCCGCGATTACTGCTCAGAAGAGGAGGATATGACATAA